The Spirosoma radiotolerans genome has a window encoding:
- the ccsA gene encoding cytochrome c biogenesis protein CcsA — MIHTTVGQLGHFFVILSFVTALVATVAYFLSALGLGKTSALTEPVEEPQLAYAGESGLGSKKAKHKIPSKQTSQPEAADKDDWRTLARWAFYIHGAAVIGVASSLFYIIYNHYFEYHYAWSHSSRALPVQYMISCFWEGQEGSFLLWLFWNAVLGAILIRTSGKGSLSRQWEAPMMAVFALVQAFLASMILGVIFGDSFKVGSSPFLLLTEAMPDAPIFTADPTFVPKDGNGLNPLLQNYWMVIHPPTLFLGFALALVPFAYCIAGLWRNQPLEWIRPALPWTLVGGMVLGIGVMMGGYWAYETLNFEGYWNWDPVENAVYVPWLVLVAALHTMLIAKRSSTGLKMAIILTIATFILILYSTFLSRSGILGNASVHSFTDLGLSGQLLLYLMAFVVLAVILAASKWKYIPADKEEASVYTKEFWLFIGATVLCLAAFQVIATTSIPVYNKVLESFGKISNLALPADQVAHYSKFQIWFFVVIALLTGVGQYMWWRKLENKKWDALITPGIVTMLISAALIAFGEMKNPVYMALLVASVFALVTNGTVLLGVMRGNYRLSGGAISHIGMALMLVGILYSAGYTKVISLNNSGLLISKQEEFTKDNNKQNKENKLLWLNQPERMGPYQLTYRGKRIEARDVPGYIPRQDVVVIEGDFHGIAQRDIEQNGKVYHKKGDTLALYPENTYYQVEYREPSGKIFNLYPRAQVNERMGLLASPDIRHKTDRDMYTYVSSVPDPEAENTWEKTETYSVAIKDTFFLNDYVAILDDVARTNEVEGVDIGPNDAAVRAKVRVLDKNGEHIISPAFVIKDRMVAHPAEVSDELGVRMQLNEIDPRTGKFTFAVNRTQRDYIVMKAIEKPLINILWIGTLIVAIGFLIATVRRYREFSKMQNKAV, encoded by the coding sequence ATGATACATACCACAGTCGGGCAACTCGGCCATTTTTTCGTCATATTGTCGTTCGTTACGGCACTCGTAGCCACGGTCGCTTATTTTCTGTCTGCCCTTGGGCTCGGGAAAACGAGCGCTCTAACGGAGCCCGTTGAAGAACCTCAACTGGCCTACGCCGGTGAGTCGGGTTTGGGAAGCAAAAAGGCGAAACACAAGATTCCATCGAAGCAAACCAGCCAGCCAGAAGCAGCCGATAAAGACGATTGGCGAACGCTGGCGCGCTGGGCTTTCTACATTCATGGCGCGGCTGTCATTGGCGTGGCGTCAAGCCTTTTCTACATCATCTACAACCATTATTTCGAGTATCATTACGCCTGGAGCCACTCGTCACGGGCGCTTCCAGTTCAGTACATGATCTCGTGTTTCTGGGAAGGTCAGGAAGGGTCCTTCCTGCTGTGGCTTTTCTGGAACGCCGTACTGGGGGCTATTCTGATCCGCACGAGCGGAAAAGGCTCATTATCCCGCCAGTGGGAAGCGCCGATGATGGCGGTTTTCGCGCTTGTACAGGCGTTTTTAGCTTCCATGATTTTAGGAGTCATCTTCGGTGATTCGTTCAAGGTAGGCTCATCGCCATTTCTGTTGCTGACCGAAGCCATGCCCGATGCGCCAATCTTCACGGCTGACCCGACTTTTGTACCTAAAGATGGCAACGGCCTTAACCCGCTACTCCAGAACTACTGGATGGTGATTCACCCGCCAACCTTATTTCTAGGTTTTGCGCTGGCGCTGGTCCCCTTTGCGTATTGCATCGCTGGTTTGTGGCGCAATCAACCCCTCGAATGGATACGGCCAGCATTGCCTTGGACTTTGGTAGGCGGCATGGTACTGGGCATCGGTGTGATGATGGGTGGTTACTGGGCCTACGAAACCCTCAACTTTGAAGGGTACTGGAACTGGGACCCCGTCGAGAATGCGGTGTATGTGCCCTGGCTGGTGCTGGTGGCGGCCCTGCATACGATGCTGATTGCCAAGCGCAGTTCAACTGGACTGAAAATGGCTATCATTCTTACCATTGCTACATTTATCCTGATTCTCTATTCTACCTTTTTATCGAGAAGCGGTATTCTGGGCAATGCGTCGGTTCACTCGTTTACCGATTTAGGTTTATCGGGGCAGTTATTGCTTTATCTGATGGCCTTTGTCGTGCTAGCGGTTATTCTGGCAGCCAGTAAGTGGAAATACATTCCGGCCGACAAAGAAGAAGCATCGGTGTACACTAAAGAGTTCTGGCTGTTTATTGGCGCTACGGTACTTTGTCTGGCGGCTTTTCAGGTGATTGCTACAACGTCTATTCCGGTTTATAACAAGGTCCTGGAATCGTTCGGCAAAATCTCAAATCTGGCGCTCCCAGCCGATCAGGTGGCCCACTACAGCAAATTCCAGATCTGGTTCTTTGTGGTCATTGCGTTGCTGACGGGCGTTGGTCAATACATGTGGTGGCGCAAACTGGAAAATAAAAAATGGGATGCGCTGATTACGCCCGGTATTGTCACCATGCTCATCAGTGCTGCCCTGATTGCCTTTGGCGAGATGAAGAATCCGGTGTACATGGCGTTGCTGGTAGCCTCGGTTTTTGCTTTAGTCACGAACGGAACGGTTTTGCTGGGCGTAATGCGGGGCAACTACCGACTGTCGGGGGGCGCCATTTCGCATATTGGCATGGCCTTGATGCTGGTCGGGATTCTCTATTCAGCGGGTTACACGAAAGTAATTTCGCTCAATAACAGTGGTCTGCTCATTTCCAAGCAGGAGGAGTTTACCAAAGACAACAACAAGCAAAATAAAGAAAATAAGCTGTTGTGGCTCAATCAGCCAGAGCGCATGGGTCCGTACCAACTCACCTACCGAGGTAAGCGTATTGAGGCCCGTGATGTGCCGGGTTACATTCCCCGGCAGGATGTAGTAGTCATTGAGGGCGATTTCCACGGTATTGCCCAGCGCGATATTGAACAGAATGGCAAGGTCTATCACAAGAAAGGAGATACCCTTGCCCTCTATCCGGAAAACACCTATTACCAGGTTGAATACCGGGAACCGAGTGGCAAAATTTTTAATCTGTACCCTCGCGCCCAGGTGAATGAACGGATGGGGCTGCTGGCCTCCCCAGACATTCGGCACAAGACGGATCGGGATATGTACACGTATGTATCGTCGGTGCCAGACCCGGAAGCCGAGAACACCTGGGAGAAGACAGAAACCTACAGCGTGGCGATCAAGGATACTTTTTTCCTGAACGATTATGTCGCTATCCTGGACGATGTAGCCCGCACCAACGAGGTTGAAGGGGTTGACATTGGACCAAATGATGCTGCTGTTCGGGCTAAAGTCCGGGTACTCGACAAAAATGGCGAACACATCATCAGCCCCGCTTTTGTGATCAAAGACCGAATGGTCGCTCACCCAGCCGAGGTTAGTGATGAGTTGGGTGTACGGATGCAACTAAACGAAATTGACCCACGTACCGGAAAATTTACGTTCGCTGTTAACCGGACCCAGCGGGATTATATTGTCATGAAAGCCATTGAAAAACCCCTGATCAATATCCTCTGGATTGGCACCCTGATCGTTGCGATCGGCTTCCTGATTGCTACCGTTCGTCGGTATCGGGAGTTTAGTAAAATGCAGAATAAAGCAGTTTAA
- a CDS encoding hemolysin family protein, translating to MEPYALLIGALLALVLAGFFSAVEMAYVSVNRLYFELHSKQGPLSEKLVSNFLKNPILFVGTTLTGNTLFLVLYTVLGVTVLNPFLTIILPESWAAHESVFISIETLILTVIFLPLADYIPKSLALIHPDRFLEALAVPLWVIYKAIAPIVRVLVGTARFFIRYVLGKRNPEIRPVFGLTDLNHYLQQLNQKADTEKDVEVDTKIFNNAIEFRDVRVRDCLVPRTEITAIDVDDTVEDLRLAFQDSGHSKIVVYRDTIDDVIGYCHALALFKKPATVEEIITPIIIVPETMPAQDLLLRFLSERKSLALVVDEFGGTAGIVSVEDMVEQIFGEIQDEYDTNEDWVEQQLDESNWLLSARHEIDDLNKTYGWTIPEGDYDTLGGLILETHEDVPRVGEVIEFSPFTFTIISMDGTRIDTVKVHLSKE from the coding sequence TTGGAACCTTACGCTCTATTAATCGGTGCCTTACTGGCTCTTGTACTTGCTGGATTCTTCTCGGCAGTTGAAATGGCCTATGTATCGGTCAACCGATTATATTTTGAATTGCATAGCAAACAGGGACCGCTGAGTGAAAAACTGGTTTCGAATTTTCTAAAAAATCCTATTTTATTCGTTGGAACCACCCTTACGGGTAATACGCTCTTTCTGGTACTTTACACTGTATTGGGTGTTACAGTTCTTAACCCGTTTCTGACGATCATCTTACCCGAAAGCTGGGCTGCGCACGAATCGGTATTCATTTCGATCGAAACCCTGATTCTAACGGTCATTTTTCTGCCTCTGGCAGATTACATTCCCAAAAGCCTTGCTCTCATTCACCCCGACCGATTTCTGGAAGCGCTGGCCGTACCGCTTTGGGTGATTTATAAAGCCATTGCCCCCATTGTTCGGGTATTGGTAGGTACAGCACGATTTTTTATTCGGTACGTACTGGGCAAACGCAATCCAGAAATCCGCCCGGTCTTCGGCTTGACAGATCTAAACCATTACCTCCAGCAACTCAATCAGAAAGCCGATACCGAAAAAGACGTGGAAGTCGATACCAAGATTTTTAATAACGCCATCGAGTTTCGGGATGTACGGGTACGCGATTGTTTGGTGCCCCGGACAGAGATCACCGCTATTGATGTAGATGATACGGTCGAAGATCTTCGGCTGGCGTTTCAGGACAGTGGCCACTCTAAAATTGTGGTATACCGCGACACGATTGACGATGTGATCGGCTATTGCCATGCTCTGGCGCTCTTCAAAAAACCAGCTACGGTCGAGGAAATCATTACCCCCATCATCATTGTACCGGAAACCATGCCCGCGCAGGATTTACTTCTTCGTTTTCTGTCGGAGCGGAAAAGCCTGGCCCTTGTCGTCGATGAATTTGGCGGAACGGCCGGCATTGTAAGCGTTGAAGACATGGTTGAGCAGATTTTCGGCGAGATTCAGGACGAATACGATACCAACGAAGATTGGGTAGAGCAGCAACTCGATGAATCAAACTGGTTGCTAAGCGCCCGCCACGAAATTGATGATCTGAATAAAACCTACGGCTGGACGATTCCCGAAGGGGATTACGACACGCTTGGTGGTTTGATTTTAGAAACGCATGAAGATGTTCCCCGGGTTGGCGAGGTCATTGAGTTTTCGCCCTTTACATTTACTATTATCTCAATGGACGGCACACGGATTGATACCGTAAAAGTTCACTTGAGCAAAGAATAA
- the pyrE gene encoding orotate phosphoribosyltransferase — MNKSSIQKTVARYLLEVQAVRLKPNEPFTWSSGWKSPIYCDNRVTLAYPEVRTYIKNALADAIRQRFPSAEVIAGVATAGIPQGVLVADALGLPYCYVRPEPKAHGMGKQIEGHLSNGQRVVVIEDLISTGGSSLKVVNALRAAGAEVVGMAAIFTYGFPIAEQNFASTNVPLVCLSDYDALLLEAQELDYISADAMESLSSWRQNPAQWGQ; from the coding sequence GTGAATAAATCATCTATTCAAAAAACTGTAGCGCGTTATCTACTAGAGGTACAGGCCGTTCGGCTTAAACCTAATGAGCCATTTACATGGAGTTCGGGCTGGAAATCGCCTATTTACTGCGACAATCGAGTTACGCTAGCCTACCCAGAAGTACGTACCTATATTAAAAATGCCCTGGCGGATGCTATACGGCAACGGTTTCCATCGGCAGAAGTCATTGCGGGCGTCGCTACAGCGGGCATTCCTCAGGGCGTACTGGTCGCCGATGCGCTGGGTCTCCCCTATTGTTATGTACGCCCCGAGCCTAAGGCACATGGCATGGGCAAGCAAATTGAAGGGCATCTGTCCAACGGCCAGCGAGTTGTTGTTATCGAAGATCTGATTTCAACGGGCGGTAGCTCCCTGAAAGTAGTCAATGCGCTTCGGGCAGCGGGTGCCGAAGTGGTCGGCATGGCGGCCATTTTCACGTATGGATTCCCCATTGCTGAACAGAACTTTGCCAGCACCAACGTGCCACTGGTGTGTCTTAGTGATTATGACGCGCTCCTGCTCGAAGCGCAGGAACTCGATTATATATCGGCTGATGCGATGGAGTCGCTATCCTCCTGGCGGCAAAATCCGGCGCAATGGGGTCAATAA
- a CDS encoding PAS domain-containing sensor histidine kinase → MNGNDHLLLNSLLQVIIQLDLDGYITYANPAAATLTQYSVQELANLHVSHLYNPTGDTIKAHYELSLTKKAGHFRTEGWRTKKDQTYCWCEIIYSCLYNEEKGFLGYSCTLIDRSAQMQEAHQLRQQEDRYRLMVEGVRDYAIFMLDPEGYILTWNEGAKRIKGYAASEIIGKHFTTFYTAQDLADEKPVRELAIAIQTGKYEEEGWRVKKNGSVFWANVVITALFNDQNQHIGFSKVTRDLTERRQTHEALRQSEEQYRSLVEQVSDYGIFMMDEKGRVINWNEGAKRINGYLAAEIIGKYFSIFYPQEAILNGKPAHELTVALETGKYEEEGWRVRKDGSLFWASIVITAIYNSEGVHIGFSKVTRDLTERKQAEQSLRESYDRYRLLTVELQRSNEDLQRFAHVASHDLKEPARKIKLFSNRLQDEYISMLPEKGQLFVAKIQQAADRMLSMIQGILTYSSLNALSQLLEIIDLNTLLEQIETDLEVLILDKQAHIDKQRLPPIEGVPVLIYQLFYNLINNSLKFSKVGEPPLIKIFMASEAAENFVKITVTDNGIGFDNQYASKIFETFTRLHAKDAYEGTGLGLALCKKIVERHQGTITVQSVINQGSTFIITLPRKQNWPNYI, encoded by the coding sequence ATGAACGGAAATGACCACTTGCTGCTTAACAGCTTACTTCAAGTCATTATTCAGTTGGATCTGGATGGTTATATTACCTATGCCAATCCGGCAGCGGCCACTTTAACCCAATACTCCGTTCAGGAGTTAGCCAATCTGCACGTATCACACTTGTATAACCCAACTGGGGATACGATTAAGGCGCATTACGAACTGAGTTTGACCAAAAAGGCTGGTCATTTTCGTACCGAGGGCTGGCGGACGAAGAAAGACCAGACATATTGTTGGTGTGAAATCATATACTCCTGCTTGTATAATGAGGAAAAAGGTTTCCTAGGCTATAGTTGTACGCTGATCGATCGCTCGGCTCAAATGCAGGAAGCTCATCAACTGCGGCAACAGGAAGATCGGTATCGGTTAATGGTGGAAGGCGTCAGAGACTACGCCATCTTTATGCTGGATCCAGAAGGGTATATTCTTACCTGGAATGAAGGCGCTAAACGCATCAAAGGCTATGCTGCCAGTGAGATCATTGGTAAGCACTTCACAACCTTTTATACAGCCCAGGATCTGGCGGATGAAAAACCAGTCCGCGAGCTGGCAATTGCCATACAGACGGGCAAGTACGAAGAGGAAGGCTGGCGGGTCAAAAAAAATGGTTCCGTATTCTGGGCTAACGTAGTCATTACGGCTTTGTTCAATGACCAAAACCAACACATTGGTTTTTCCAAAGTTACCCGTGATCTGACCGAACGCAGGCAAACCCATGAAGCGCTCCGCCAAAGCGAAGAGCAGTATCGATCGCTGGTTGAGCAGGTGTCTGACTACGGCATTTTCATGATGGATGAAAAAGGACGGGTCATTAATTGGAATGAAGGAGCCAAGCGCATAAATGGGTATTTAGCGGCTGAAATTATCGGCAAGTACTTCTCTATCTTTTACCCTCAGGAAGCTATCCTTAATGGCAAGCCCGCTCACGAATTGACCGTCGCCCTGGAGACGGGTAAGTACGAAGAAGAAGGGTGGCGCGTTCGAAAAGATGGTAGCCTTTTCTGGGCTAGTATTGTCATCACAGCGATCTATAATTCGGAAGGCGTCCACATCGGCTTTTCAAAGGTAACCCGCGATCTGACCGAACGTAAACAAGCGGAACAGTCCTTACGGGAAAGCTATGATCGGTACCGATTGCTGACAGTTGAGTTGCAACGCTCGAATGAGGATCTTCAGCGGTTTGCCCATGTGGCCAGCCACGATCTGAAAGAACCAGCTCGGAAGATCAAGCTGTTCAGCAACCGGCTTCAAGACGAATACATATCCATGCTCCCTGAGAAAGGACAGCTCTTTGTGGCTAAAATTCAGCAGGCAGCCGACCGAATGTTGTCGATGATCCAAGGCATTCTGACCTACTCGTCGCTGAATGCCTTGTCTCAGCTTCTTGAAATAATCGACTTGAACACATTACTGGAGCAAATTGAAACAGATTTAGAAGTCCTGATCCTGGACAAGCAGGCGCACATTGACAAGCAGCGATTACCGCCCATTGAAGGGGTCCCTGTACTTATCTATCAGCTGTTTTATAACCTTATCAATAACTCACTGAAATTTAGCAAAGTGGGCGAACCACCCCTGATCAAAATCTTTATGGCGAGTGAAGCTGCTGAAAATTTTGTAAAAATCACTGTAACCGACAATGGAATAGGCTTTGACAATCAATACGCGAGCAAGATTTTCGAGACATTTACTCGTCTGCATGCCAAGGATGCCTATGAAGGCACCGGATTAGGCTTAGCCTTATGCAAGAAAATTGTCGAACGCCATCAGGGAACGATCACTGTACAGAGTGTCATCAATCAGGGAAGTACCTTCATCATTACCCTCCCCCGAAAGCAAAATTGGCCAAATTACATTTAA
- a CDS encoding helix-turn-helix transcriptional regulator, producing MEPGSGSQQHFEKMAAMADRLGVQLSSEVHDDFLHSVELNNVQIFDFLPEFALMIRSMVSKKEFTFKRGAITAIKHGILIAFNNFFDDGLEETAPQKTALLEELPSIQIMSLQAGASIQLPKHSHRKLISVIISLDYLQSLLKEEHSRFIFLFGHENQFFIEEFMSADIVRVANEISSTRKQPALPAFFYRLKTVELLYFLFRDLRKRKESTYGNISVDELKAIYKVRDALMVKLNEPTPVKELVKIAGMNELKLRKLFTQVFGMGLYDYFQHIRMQEAARLLREENLTVSETGYRLGFSNLSHFTRLFEEHVGSKPKKWSMKG from the coding sequence ATGGAGCCGGGGTCAGGCAGTCAACAGCACTTTGAAAAAATGGCGGCAATGGCAGATCGCCTGGGCGTACAGCTATCCAGCGAGGTTCATGACGATTTTTTGCACAGCGTTGAGCTAAACAACGTCCAGATTTTTGATTTTCTGCCGGAGTTTGCACTAATGATACGGAGCATGGTATCCAAAAAGGAATTCACGTTCAAACGGGGGGCTATAACCGCGATTAAACACGGGATCTTGATTGCCTTCAATAACTTTTTTGATGATGGACTCGAAGAGACCGCTCCCCAAAAAACGGCTTTGCTAGAAGAATTACCGAGTATACAAATCATGTCTTTACAGGCAGGAGCGAGCATTCAACTGCCGAAACATTCGCATCGGAAGCTGATTTCAGTTATAATAAGTCTGGATTATTTACAGTCGCTTTTAAAAGAGGAGCACTCGCGTTTCATTTTTTTATTCGGACACGAAAACCAGTTTTTTATTGAAGAATTCATGTCCGCAGATATTGTCCGGGTTGCCAATGAAATCAGCAGCACCCGTAAGCAACCCGCATTGCCCGCTTTCTTCTACAGATTGAAAACAGTAGAGTTGCTGTATTTTTTATTCCGTGATTTAAGGAAAAGAAAGGAAAGCACGTACGGCAACATCAGCGTTGATGAACTGAAGGCAATTTATAAGGTACGGGATGCCCTGATGGTAAAACTGAACGAACCTACTCCCGTAAAGGAACTGGTAAAAATAGCCGGGATGAATGAGCTAAAGCTGCGTAAATTATTCACACAAGTTTTTGGCATGGGCTTGTACGATTATTTTCAGCACATCCGGATGCAGGAAGCCGCCCGCCTGCTGCGTGAAGAAAACCTTACGGTGTCGGAAACCGGATATCGGCTTGGCTTTTCCAATCTTAGCCATTTTACCCGCTTATTTGAGGAACACGTTGGTTCTAAGCCAAAAAAGTGGAGTATGAAGGGATGA
- a CDS encoding FAD-dependent monooxygenase, producing MAYWMKRYGYQVTVVEIGPAPRMGGSPIDVRGDSLDTAKRMGILDAIKAAKLPSVGLEFMNAAGEVEGIKRVEEIGAIRPGEDTEIRRDDLVNILYENAKGGIDYRFNNRVVDLTQQEDAVTVTFQDGTVEKYDFVIGADGIHSGVRKLAFGPEEQFAHFLNFYFSVFPTDTSLGKKNYGQIYTTPTNLALVYFYNEDYADGFLTFKAKEKISYNRYDIDAQKRLVIDAFEGLGWKVPQLIDELKKADTFYFDQGCQIKMPAWTTGRVALIGDAGYAPAFPTGMGSTLAIQGATVLADAMAENDQYEVAFQQYNETFRPTVEALQATVYDGLSFLMPETQEAINIRNKGTQ from the coding sequence ATGGCATATTGGATGAAACGATATGGCTACCAGGTAACCGTCGTCGAAATTGGTCCTGCCCCCAGAATGGGTGGTTCACCCATCGATGTACGTGGCGATTCATTGGACACGGCCAAAAGAATGGGCATACTCGATGCCATAAAAGCCGCGAAATTGCCATCGGTTGGCCTTGAATTCATGAATGCAGCCGGTGAAGTGGAAGGAATAAAGCGGGTTGAGGAAATCGGGGCGATCCGGCCTGGTGAGGATACGGAGATTCGCCGGGATGATCTAGTCAACATTTTATACGAAAATGCAAAAGGCGGCATTGATTATCGATTCAACAACCGCGTAGTCGACTTGACGCAACAGGAAGATGCGGTAACGGTTACCTTTCAAGACGGAACAGTAGAAAAGTATGACTTCGTGATTGGTGCCGATGGCATTCACTCAGGAGTGAGAAAGCTCGCTTTTGGGCCCGAAGAACAGTTTGCCCATTTTTTGAATTTTTATTTTTCCGTTTTCCCTACCGACACAAGCCTGGGTAAGAAAAATTATGGACAGATTTATACCACACCTACCAATCTGGCCCTGGTCTACTTTTACAATGAAGATTATGCGGACGGATTTTTAACGTTTAAAGCGAAAGAAAAGATCAGTTACAACAGGTATGATATAGACGCTCAAAAGCGACTTGTCATTGATGCCTTTGAGGGCCTGGGCTGGAAAGTACCCCAGTTGATCGACGAATTAAAAAAAGCCGATACGTTTTATTTTGACCAGGGTTGTCAAATAAAAATGCCTGCCTGGACAACTGGCAGAGTCGCCTTAATTGGTGATGCAGGGTATGCTCCGGCCTTCCCGACAGGTATGGGAAGCACTTTGGCCATACAGGGAGCTACCGTTCTGGCCGATGCAATGGCTGAAAATGACCAGTATGAAGTAGCTTTTCAACAATACAACGAAACCTTCCGGCCAACTGTCGAGGCATTGCAGGCAACCGTTTATGACGGCCTTTCCTTCTTAATGCCCGAAACCCAGGAAGCCATTAACATTCGCAACAAAGGGACGCAATAA
- a CDS encoding OsmC family protein produces the protein MATITASIQRTLYETHLSTDSQVIVADEPVDIGGQDKGMRPGELLAGSLAACTVMTLRMYADRKGWPLESAVAHVDYTNDPETKRSLFTVRLILNGSLNDEQRARLLEMADRCPVHRTLQNPIDFNTILVEDMRSTRKLSSITEATD, from the coding sequence ATGGCCACAATTACAGCGAGCATTCAGCGAACGCTTTATGAAACGCATCTTTCAACGGATTCGCAGGTTATTGTTGCTGATGAACCCGTTGACATTGGTGGACAGGATAAAGGCATGCGACCGGGCGAGCTGTTGGCGGGATCGCTGGCCGCCTGTACCGTCATGACCTTGAGAATGTATGCCGACCGGAAAGGCTGGCCGCTCGAATCGGCGGTTGCCCATGTCGACTACACCAATGATCCGGAAACCAAGCGGTCACTGTTCACAGTACGATTGATCCTGAACGGTAGCCTCAACGACGAACAACGAGCCAGGTTACTGGAAATGGCTGACCGATGTCCTGTGCATCGGACCCTGCAAAATCCCATTGATTTCAACACCATTCTGGTTGAAGACATGCGATCTACCAGGAAATTATCAAGCATTACGGAAGCCACGGATTAA
- a CDS encoding (4Fe-4S)-binding protein — translation MNSSEPTPDITKTYTNGEITVVWKPNVCIHSKLCWTQLADVFNPRERPWIRMDGATTERIAEQVDRCPSKALSYFRNQENIQPENIQAESIVEPMPNGPLLVYGNLKVKSPDGQETQKNKVTAFCRCGASSNKPYCDGSHVRIGFVG, via the coding sequence ATGAACTCCTCCGAACCTACACCTGACATCACCAAAACGTATACCAACGGCGAGATTACCGTTGTCTGGAAGCCGAACGTATGCATCCACTCGAAACTTTGCTGGACACAGTTGGCTGACGTTTTTAATCCAAGAGAGCGCCCCTGGATCAGGATGGACGGCGCAACCACAGAACGCATTGCCGAACAGGTCGACCGTTGCCCATCCAAAGCATTAAGCTATTTCCGAAATCAGGAAAACATCCAACCAGAGAACATCCAGGCCGAAAGCATTGTAGAACCCATGCCCAACGGTCCGCTGCTGGTGTATGGAAATTTAAAAGTAAAAAGTCCCGACGGCCAGGAAACGCAGAAAAACAAAGTCACAGCTTTTTGTCGATGCGGAGCCAGCAGCAACAAACCGTACTGTGACGGTTCACATGTCAGGATTGGCTTTGTTGGTTGA
- a CDS encoding dihydrolipoyl dehydrogenase family protein yields the protein MLVFDLIVIGTGSAGATVAQKAREAGKAVAIIDKLPFGGTCSQRGCDPKKVLVGAAEIIARSEQMIGKGVTHQPAIDWPELMTFKKTFTNPVPQRTEIKFADLGIQAFHGVASFSSANTVRVGEDELQADHIVLATGLEPKPLDIPGEELLIDSTGFLDLPQLPDKIVMVGGGYIAFEFAHIAARAGAQVTILHQGERPLEGFDADLVAVLVKAMESIGIRIMLNATVTAVSGKEDELTVAYTQEKKSHSVSTNLVVHAAGRVVNSAELGLETAGVEVGKKGVLVNEFLQSVSNSIVYACGDVADKGLPLTPLASYEGNIVIDNILNGNRQTYQDTPTPSAVYTLPTLASVGLTEEQAHAQGRKVKVTFQETSDWYSSRRINESFSAFKTLVDTETKEIVGAHLLGAGCDEVINLFTLAIKHRISAKDLGNTLFAYPTHGSDLSSMLPD from the coding sequence ATGCTGGTTTTTGATTTAATTGTCATTGGCACGGGTTCGGCTGGGGCTACAGTTGCGCAGAAAGCCCGGGAAGCCGGTAAAGCGGTGGCCATCATTGATAAATTACCTTTTGGCGGGACATGCTCACAACGGGGTTGTGATCCCAAAAAAGTACTGGTTGGGGCCGCTGAGATCATCGCCCGATCCGAACAGATGATTGGCAAAGGGGTCACTCATCAACCTGCTATCGACTGGCCTGAACTGATGACGTTCAAGAAAACATTTACGAATCCGGTACCCCAACGAACTGAAATCAAATTCGCTGACCTTGGTATCCAGGCTTTCCACGGCGTCGCTTCGTTTTCGTCTGCGAATACAGTCCGCGTCGGGGAGGATGAGTTGCAGGCAGACCATATCGTTTTGGCGACAGGACTGGAGCCTAAGCCACTTGACATTCCTGGTGAGGAACTACTGATTGACAGCACGGGGTTTCTGGATCTTCCACAGCTACCCGATAAGATTGTAATGGTTGGCGGTGGCTACATTGCCTTTGAGTTTGCGCACATTGCAGCTCGGGCCGGGGCACAGGTGACCATTCTGCATCAGGGTGAGCGACCGCTGGAGGGTTTCGATGCCGATTTGGTGGCAGTGCTGGTCAAAGCGATGGAATCCATTGGCATACGCATTATGCTGAACGCCACCGTAACGGCTGTTTCGGGAAAAGAAGACGAGTTAACCGTAGCGTACACGCAGGAAAAGAAGAGCCACTCTGTATCGACTAATCTTGTCGTTCACGCGGCCGGGCGCGTGGTCAATTCGGCTGAACTGGGTTTAGAGACAGCGGGTGTCGAGGTCGGCAAAAAAGGCGTATTGGTCAATGAATTCCTGCAAAGCGTGTCAAATTCGATTGTGTATGCCTGTGGTGATGTCGCCGATAAAGGGTTGCCCCTTACACCCTTAGCTTCCTACGAAGGCAACATAGTCATTGATAATATATTGAATGGGAATCGACAGACGTATCAGGACACCCCAACGCCATCAGCCGTGTACACCTTGCCAACGTTGGCGTCGGTTGGCTTAACGGAGGAGCAGGCCCATGCGCAGGGGAGGAAAGTAAAGGTGACGTTTCAGGAAACCAGCGACTGGTACAGCAGCCGACGAATCAACGAGTCCTTCTCCGCGTTTAAAACGCTGGTCGATACAGAAACAAAGGAAATTGTCGGTGCGCATTTGCTGGGCGCTGGCTGCGACGAAGTGATCAATTTATTCACCCTGGCCATAAAGCACCGCATTTCGGCTAAAGACCTGGGAAACACATTGTTCGCTTATCCAACGCACGGATCGGATTTGAGTTCGATGCTACCCGACTAA